A single genomic interval of uncultured Pseudodesulfovibrio sp. harbors:
- a CDS encoding 30S ribosomal protein S1, translating into MSEEFKERNGVEEGEASFAELFEQYSEGGGDDLNVGDKVSGSVIQVGETTIFVDTGTKLDGIVEREEMLDDEGNCTVKEGDTVELYVVGKDSGGIKLSRALSGIGGLAMLEEAKAGSLPVEGNVESTCKGGFNVKVMQRRAFCPVSQIDNRFVEEPEEYVGKTLEFLITKLEQGGRNIVISRRALLERETAQAMETFTAETQVGDEVEGTVTRLAPFGAFVEIMPGLDGLVHISQICHGRIGHPEEAVTVGQKVKAKITRYEHDDKGRLKISLSMKELAQDPWDTISSTFAEGDKVTGKVVRLADFGAFVEIAPGIDGLVHVSEMSYTQRVHKPADFVKEGEQVAVKIKSIDPESRRIGLSMKDAEGDPWLDVEEKYQAGQKVEGTVEKQEQFGIFIRLEPGITGLLPKSVLARSEKAASYEKLHAGDTVEIVIAAVKAGERKISLTTGDVEDDGDWKQFAPKKQKPSASTGGMGLLGAKLQEAMNKKK; encoded by the coding sequence GTGTCCGAAGAATTCAAAGAGCGTAATGGCGTGGAAGAAGGCGAAGCCAGCTTTGCCGAACTGTTCGAGCAGTACAGTGAAGGCGGCGGTGACGACCTGAATGTCGGTGACAAGGTCTCCGGCTCGGTCATCCAGGTCGGTGAGACCACCATTTTCGTGGATACCGGAACCAAGCTTGACGGCATCGTCGAAAGAGAAGAGATGCTTGACGATGAGGGCAACTGCACCGTCAAGGAAGGCGACACCGTCGAACTCTATGTCGTGGGCAAGGACTCCGGGGGCATCAAGCTCTCCCGCGCCCTGTCCGGAATCGGCGGTCTGGCCATGCTCGAAGAAGCCAAGGCTGGAAGCCTGCCGGTGGAAGGCAACGTCGAATCCACCTGCAAGGGCGGCTTCAACGTCAAAGTCATGCAGCGCCGCGCTTTCTGCCCGGTCAGCCAGATCGACAACCGCTTTGTCGAGGAACCCGAGGAATACGTGGGCAAAACTCTCGAATTCCTCATCACCAAGCTCGAACAGGGTGGCCGCAACATCGTTATTTCCCGCCGCGCCCTGCTGGAACGCGAAACAGCACAGGCCATGGAGACCTTCACTGCCGAAACTCAAGTAGGCGACGAAGTCGAAGGCACTGTCACCCGTCTGGCTCCGTTCGGCGCTTTCGTCGAAATCATGCCCGGTCTCGACGGTCTGGTGCACATCTCCCAGATTTGCCATGGCCGCATCGGTCACCCGGAAGAAGCCGTTACCGTCGGCCAGAAAGTCAAAGCCAAAATCACGCGCTACGAGCATGACGACAAGGGACGCCTCAAGATTTCCCTGTCCATGAAAGAACTTGCACAGGACCCGTGGGACACCATTTCCTCCACCTTTGCCGAGGGCGACAAGGTCACCGGCAAGGTCGTGCGTCTGGCAGACTTCGGTGCATTCGTGGAAATCGCTCCCGGCATCGACGGTCTGGTTCACGTCTCCGAAATGAGCTACACCCAGCGCGTTCACAAGCCCGCCGACTTCGTGAAGGAAGGCGAGCAGGTTGCGGTCAAGATCAAGTCCATTGATCCGGAAAGCCGCCGCATCGGCCTGTCCATGAAGGACGCCGAAGGCGACCCGTGGCTTGATGTGGAAGAGAAGTATCAGGCAGGTCAGAAAGTCGAAGGCACTGTGGAAAAGCAGGAACAGTTCGGCATCTTCATTCGACTCGAACCCGGCATCACCGGCCTGCTGCCCAAGTCCGTTCTCGCCCGAAGCGAAAAAGCCGCCTCATATGAGAAGCTGCACGCAGGCGACACCGTTGAAATCGTCATTGCCGCCGTCAAGGCCGGGGAACGCAAGATTTCCCTGACCACCGGCGATGTCGAAGACGATGGCGACTGGAAACAGTTTGCTCCCAAAAAGCAGAAACCTTCCGCCAGCACAGGCGGCATGGGACTCCTCGGCGCCAAGTTGCAGGAAGCCATGAACAAGAAGAAATAG
- the ftsY gene encoding signal recognition particle-docking protein FtsY, which translates to MGFFTKLKKAWASPEDVAQQALDEYKKEQGIEIEAKPEPEPAPEAPIETVEPVETATTEAAPAPETDAAPTPTQDWQAGLTLALRQAEPKLSQWLNIIVEGVEEKGDDLWDRLSFLFKALGAPDGEAQQFITDFANWLDEMGYVAVAEFKSELQYRLALALELEDEEDERDRLFMKLSEGISKTREQITKRIDGLLSSHSSLDDDFWEEFEEILIMADVGMEAANQLMENLKARARKAGTDSPDDFKDILRDELEEIFKVPPRIEAVNPPEVLMMVGVNGVGKTTTIAKLAYRAQMQGRKVLIAAGDTFRAAAIEQLEVWAKRIGAGFFAKSEGSDPAAVAYEAMDKAVSEGYDLLLLDTAGRLHTKVNLMEELKKVQRVVGKKHEGAPHRNILVIDATTGQNALSQTKLFNEAVGVDEIVLTKLDGTAKGGVVVAVTLQNKLPITFVGLGEKMEDLRPFNGKDFAKALLT; encoded by the coding sequence ATGGGATTTTTCACTAAATTGAAGAAAGCGTGGGCAAGCCCGGAAGACGTGGCTCAGCAGGCGCTTGATGAATACAAAAAAGAACAAGGCATCGAAATCGAAGCCAAGCCGGAACCCGAGCCAGCCCCGGAAGCTCCGATTGAAACAGTTGAGCCCGTTGAAACAGCCACAACTGAGGCCGCACCGGCTCCTGAAACCGACGCCGCTCCTACACCGACCCAAGACTGGCAGGCAGGACTCACCCTTGCCCTGCGTCAGGCCGAACCCAAGCTTTCCCAATGGCTCAACATCATTGTTGAGGGAGTAGAAGAAAAAGGCGACGACCTGTGGGACCGCCTTTCGTTTCTGTTCAAGGCGCTCGGAGCCCCGGACGGTGAAGCACAGCAGTTTATCACGGACTTTGCGAACTGGCTGGACGAAATGGGCTATGTCGCGGTTGCCGAATTCAAATCGGAACTCCAGTACCGCTTGGCACTCGCCCTTGAGCTTGAAGACGAGGAGGACGAACGCGACCGCCTCTTCATGAAGCTTTCCGAAGGTATCTCCAAAACCCGCGAGCAGATAACCAAACGAATTGACGGCCTGCTCTCCTCCCACTCCAGCCTTGATGACGATTTCTGGGAAGAATTCGAGGAAATTCTGATCATGGCCGACGTGGGCATGGAAGCAGCCAACCAGCTCATGGAAAACCTCAAGGCGCGCGCACGCAAGGCAGGAACCGACAGCCCCGACGATTTCAAGGACATCCTGCGCGATGAACTGGAAGAGATTTTCAAGGTTCCGCCGCGCATTGAAGCCGTGAACCCGCCGGAAGTCTTGATGATGGTCGGCGTCAACGGCGTCGGCAAGACCACCACCATTGCCAAACTTGCCTACCGCGCACAGATGCAGGGCCGCAAAGTACTCATTGCGGCAGGCGACACCTTCCGCGCAGCCGCCATCGAACAGCTTGAGGTGTGGGCAAAACGCATCGGGGCAGGCTTCTTTGCCAAATCCGAAGGCTCCGACCCTGCCGCCGTGGCCTATGAAGCCATGGACAAGGCTGTCAGTGAAGGCTACGACCTGCTCCTGCTTGATACCGCGGGACGACTGCACACCAAGGTCAATCTCATGGAGGAACTCAAAAAAGTGCAGCGTGTCGTCGGCAAAAAGCACGAAGGCGCACCGCACCGCAATATCCTCGTCATTGATGCGACAACCGGGCAGAACGCCCTGTCGCAGACCAAATTGTTCAACGAGGCCGTGGGTGTGGATGAAATCGTTCTCACCAAGCTCGACGGAACTGCCAAAGGCGGTGTCGTCGTAGCCGTAACATTACAGAACAAACTCCCGATCACCTTTGTGGGGCTCGGGGAAAAGATGGAAGACCTTCGCCCGTTCAACGGCAAGGACTTCGCCAAGGCATTGCTTACATAA
- the asnS gene encoding asparagine--tRNA ligase: MKRTKIKYALNAEAPMDEILIKGWVRTKRDNKGFSFVELNDGSCLMNIQTVIDHTPEIVDVLEKVGTGASVAIEGALIESPGKGQKWEIRGKSIELLGEADQETFPLQKKRHSDEFLRSIAHLRPRTNKYGAIFRMRSELAQAIHKFFAEKDFFYIHTPIITGSDCEGAGEMFRVTSLEAGSQLPPEEDFFGQPSQLTVSGQLSAEMFSLSLGDVYTFGPTFRAENSNTPRHVAEFWMVEPEMAFADLTDDMDLGEEMIKYLITHILDNCASDVELFAKWVDKSLMSTLETILNEPFKRLPYTEAIEILKKTKKKFEYPVEWGMDLQTEHERFLCEEKFKKPVYVYDYPKAIKPFYMRMNDDNKTVAAMDCLVPRIGEIIGGSQREERLDVLTARMDEMNLDKEEYWWYLDSRRYGSAPHAGFGMGFERMLMLVTGVANIRDVMPFPRTPKSLDF, translated from the coding sequence ATGAAGCGAACCAAGATAAAATATGCCCTGAATGCCGAAGCTCCGATGGATGAAATTCTCATCAAGGGCTGGGTGCGTACCAAGCGTGACAACAAGGGATTTTCCTTTGTAGAACTCAATGACGGCTCTTGTTTGATGAATATTCAGACCGTTATTGATCATACTCCTGAAATCGTGGATGTTCTCGAAAAGGTGGGAACCGGTGCCTCCGTAGCTATTGAAGGCGCACTGATCGAATCTCCCGGCAAAGGCCAGAAGTGGGAAATTCGCGGTAAATCCATCGAACTGCTCGGTGAAGCGGATCAGGAGACTTTTCCGCTTCAGAAGAAGCGTCATAGCGATGAGTTTCTGCGTAGCATCGCGCACTTGCGCCCGCGTACCAATAAATACGGAGCCATCTTCAGGATGCGTTCCGAACTGGCTCAGGCCATTCACAAATTCTTTGCCGAAAAGGATTTCTTTTATATTCATACACCGATTATCACCGGCTCCGACTGCGAGGGGGCTGGGGAAATGTTCCGTGTGACAAGTCTTGAAGCCGGTTCACAGTTGCCGCCTGAAGAAGATTTCTTTGGCCAGCCTTCGCAATTGACTGTTTCCGGGCAGCTGTCTGCCGAGATGTTCAGCCTGTCATTGGGCGATGTGTACACCTTCGGTCCGACATTCCGTGCGGAGAATTCCAATACGCCTCGTCATGTGGCCGAATTCTGGATGGTCGAGCCGGAAATGGCTTTCGCTGATCTGACTGATGATATGGATCTGGGCGAGGAGATGATCAAATACCTCATCACCCATATCCTTGATAATTGCGCGAGCGATGTGGAACTGTTTGCCAAGTGGGTGGACAAAAGCCTCATGTCCACTCTTGAGACGATTCTCAACGAGCCATTCAAGCGCCTGCCGTATACTGAGGCCATCGAGATACTCAAGAAGACCAAGAAGAAGTTTGAGTACCCGGTAGAGTGGGGGATGGACCTTCAGACTGAGCACGAGCGGTTCCTGTGCGAGGAAAAGTTCAAGAAGCCGGTCTATGTCTATGATTATCCCAAAGCCATCAAGCCATTTTACATGCGTATGAACGATGACAACAAGACCGTGGCTGCCATGGACTGTCTTGTTCCGCGTATCGGTGAGATCATCGGCGGCAGCCAGCGTGAAGAACGTTTGGATGTACTGACCGCTCGTATGGATGAGATGAATCTCGATAAGGAAGAATACTGGTGGTATCTTGATTCCCGCAGGTACGGATCTGCTCCGCATGCCGGTTTTGGCATGGGGTTTGAGCGTATGCTCATGCTGGTCACAGGTGTTGCCAACATTCGCGATGTCATGCCGTTCCCCAGAACTCCGAAGAGTCTGGATTTTTAA
- a CDS encoding TetR/AcrR family transcriptional regulator, whose amino-acid sequence MAKLRVLPKVVPIRNKEQTKARLIEAVGRVMADVGFQRLGVNLVAREAGVDKKLIYRYFNGLPKLVAAFGQTIDFWPDAAELLGSDAETIRHMPPDKLLALFFKRYLRAILNRPMTLEILAWEALERNELTIGLEEVRVRTALEFFELMETDPTDEVDLTALVLIMAGAMNFLAVRSRIHKTLGGVDLQSKEGWQRIDRTVEQLMSGVLGDG is encoded by the coding sequence ATGGCAAAACTGAGAGTGTTACCCAAGGTTGTTCCCATTCGTAACAAGGAACAAACAAAAGCCAGACTCATAGAAGCTGTAGGACGGGTGATGGCTGACGTAGGTTTCCAGCGCTTGGGAGTAAATTTGGTTGCGCGTGAGGCGGGTGTCGATAAGAAGTTGATATATAGATATTTTAATGGGTTGCCCAAATTGGTGGCCGCATTTGGACAGACCATTGATTTTTGGCCGGATGCAGCTGAATTGCTTGGCTCAGATGCGGAGACCATTCGACATATGCCTCCCGACAAGCTTTTGGCACTGTTTTTCAAGAGGTATTTGCGGGCAATCTTAAATAGGCCAATGACTCTGGAAATCCTTGCATGGGAAGCTCTGGAAAGGAATGAGCTGACAATCGGACTCGAAGAGGTTCGAGTGAGAACTGCGTTGGAGTTTTTTGAATTGATGGAAACGGACCCTACTGATGAAGTCGATTTAACGGCTTTGGTTCTTATCATGGCCGGGGCAATGAACTTTCTCGCGGTGCGCTCTCGAATACATAAAACTCTCGGTGGTGTGGATTTGCAAAGCAAGGAAGGGTGGCAGCGTATCGACAGAACCGTGGAGCAGTTGATGAGTGGAGTTCTTGGTGATGGGTGA
- a CDS encoding MucR family transcriptional regulator encodes MDDYLKEALEIVKAQASVRTMTEDEITSMVQKLASGIKAIAEGGSLETEEKYAVDPKKAIREKTVLCCVCGKSFKILTKKHLASHGLTADEYREKFGYKKKLPLVCKSLQRERRKKMKEMKLWTKRGKKK; translated from the coding sequence ATGGACGATTATCTGAAGGAAGCCCTGGAAATTGTCAAAGCACAAGCCAGTGTAAGAACAATGACAGAAGATGAAATCACTTCAATGGTTCAGAAACTGGCATCCGGCATCAAGGCCATTGCCGAAGGTGGAAGTCTCGAAACGGAAGAAAAGTATGCAGTCGACCCCAAAAAAGCGATTCGAGAAAAAACAGTCCTCTGTTGTGTTTGTGGAAAATCGTTCAAAATTCTCACGAAAAAACACCTCGCAAGCCATGGTCTTACAGCCGATGAATATCGGGAAAAATTTGGATACAAGAAAAAGCTGCCACTTGTATGTAAATCCCTGCAAAGAGAGCGACGCAAAAAAATGAAAGAGATGAAACTCTGGACCAAACGCGGCAAAAAGAAATGA
- a CDS encoding MerR family transcriptional regulator, protein MNRKFISLREVGRQLEIPPSTVVYYKDKFTKYIPSVGGGGRRRRYPIEVLEIFRRIREMFNDNWSTEQIERELALKFSMLMDDQQYDQSNEQRSGGGGSPEFVQGLGDVLSKMSDVLDSQSLFRSEIRSLRDEVAELRRERDELERKASERAESLEKQVAELKRKVAGGQGGDIDFPPAEFLASPLVICSDGEYLGVQGKGRKHFSLKDFVHLIERKMSSSLVVETSWKRQNGHWVLVVRTDDSSKGREQNIVLVAKKTVTPSKNVVTEIIRLNIDGNDAPDALLLTLFRQLKSVFNG, encoded by the coding sequence ATGAACAGAAAATTTATCAGTTTGCGAGAAGTCGGCAGGCAGTTGGAGATACCTCCCTCTACTGTTGTCTACTACAAAGATAAATTTACAAAATATATCCCATCTGTCGGTGGTGGCGGACGGCGTCGCCGGTATCCAATCGAGGTTTTGGAGATATTCAGGAGGATTCGAGAGATGTTCAATGACAATTGGTCAACGGAACAGATTGAGAGAGAATTAGCTCTTAAATTCAGTATGTTGATGGATGATCAACAGTATGATCAATCAAATGAACAGCGTTCGGGTGGCGGTGGTTCTCCTGAGTTTGTTCAGGGGTTGGGGGATGTGCTTTCGAAGATGTCTGACGTGCTGGACAGTCAGTCTCTGTTTCGGAGTGAAATTCGTTCGTTGCGTGATGAGGTCGCTGAGTTGCGTCGGGAGCGGGATGAGCTTGAAAGGAAGGCTTCTGAGCGTGCTGAGTCATTGGAGAAGCAGGTTGCCGAGTTGAAGCGAAAGGTTGCTGGCGGTCAAGGTGGTGATATTGATTTTCCGCCTGCCGAGTTCTTGGCCAGTCCGCTCGTGATATGTTCGGATGGTGAATATTTGGGTGTGCAAGGGAAGGGGCGCAAGCATTTTTCATTAAAAGATTTTGTTCATCTCATTGAGCGGAAGATGTCTTCATCTCTGGTTGTTGAGACTTCTTGGAAGAGGCAGAACGGGCATTGGGTTTTGGTGGTCCGCACTGACGATTCTTCCAAGGGGCGAGAGCAGAATATCGTTCTTGTCGCGAAAAAAACGGTTACGCCGAGCAAGAACGTTGTGACCGAAATAATCCGCTTGAATATCGACGGCAATGACGCGCCGGATGCTTTGCTGCTTACGCTGTTCAGGCAGTTGAAGTCTGTTTTTAACGGCTAG